A stretch of DNA from Arthrobacter globiformis:
TGATCTTCGACCTGGACGGCACTCTTGTCGATCCGGCCGGCGGGATAACAGACGGAATTGCCGCGGCCCTCACCGAACATGGCCTTGCTGTCCCAAGCCAGGACCTTCTAGACGCGATGGTGGGTCCCAAGCTGAGCGATTCCCTGCTGAACGTCGCGGCTGTTCCGCCGGCCATGCTCAGGGCGGTCATCCGGACCTACCGGATGCATTACCTGGACTCCGGCATTTCCCAGAGCCGCCTGTACCCGGGCATCGTTGACCTGCTGGACGGCTATGTCGCGGCGGGGCGGCCCGTCGCGGTGGCGACGCAAAAGCCGGAAGCCCTTGCGCACATCGTGCTTGAACACCACAAAATCGCTCGCCGGTTCCTCACCATCAAAGGCTCAGCCGCGGATGAGACCGCGGCTGCGGCCGGTCCGGTCGGC
This window harbors:
- a CDS encoding HAD hydrolase-like protein — its product is MTSTTVPVIFDLDGTLVDPAGGITDGIAAALTEHGLAVPSQDLLDAMVGPKLSDSLLNVAAVPPAMLRAVIRTYRMHYLDSGISQSRLYPGIVDLLDGYVAAGRPVAVATQKPEALAHIVLEHHKIARRFLTIKGSAADETAAAAGPVGKSGIIAAAMTALGTQHAVMVGDRAQDVAGALANGLDCIGVSWGFAPDGELEAAGAVAVVHDTAGLCAKVEELENVRAAALSEVRNDGAV